A part of Kitasatospora acidiphila genomic DNA contains:
- a CDS encoding DUF5819 family protein yields the protein MGELSGAAEPEPEPSAEPEPAPDPEPAPAPAPGAGPRAWSLPALVVLSAAGVALLSATAVLLGALLLSNAPPNSLSQRYQNQLNGLVYPEFEQNWRLFAPDPLQNNINVQVRARSAVGDGGWVDLTAQDIAAIRGNPFPSHAEQNELRRAWDFYDTTHDDRDMPTAGVRSALADDYLKRIALQRLGRTSGGAPITGIELRADTVAVAPPPWSTDRPAATGPQLRELPWWSVSDQDYAGL from the coding sequence TTGGGGGAGCTGAGCGGGGCGGCCGAGCCGGAGCCGGAGCCGAGCGCTGAACCCGAGCCGGCGCCCGATCCCGAGCCGGCGCCGGCGCCGGCGCCCGGGGCCGGGCCGCGGGCCTGGTCGCTGCCCGCGCTGGTGGTGCTGTCCGCCGCCGGGGTGGCGCTGCTGTCGGCCACCGCGGTGCTGCTGGGCGCGCTGCTGCTCAGCAACGCGCCGCCGAACTCGCTCTCGCAGCGCTACCAGAACCAGCTGAACGGGCTGGTCTATCCGGAGTTCGAGCAGAACTGGCGGCTGTTCGCGCCGGATCCGCTGCAGAACAACATCAACGTGCAGGTCCGGGCCCGCAGCGCGGTCGGCGACGGCGGCTGGGTCGACCTGACGGCGCAGGACATCGCCGCGATACGCGGCAACCCGTTCCCCAGCCACGCCGAGCAGAACGAGCTGCGCCGGGCCTGGGACTTCTACGACACCACCCACGACGACCGGGACATGCCGACCGCCGGGGTGCGCAGCGCGCTGGCCGACGACTACCTCAAGCGGATAGCGCTGCAGCGGCTCGGCCGGACCTCGGGCGGGGCGCCGATCACCGGCATCGAGCTGCGGGCCGACACCGTGGCGGTGGCCCCGCCGCCGTGGTCCACCGACCGGCCGGCCGCAACCGGGCCGCAGCTGCGCGAGCTGCCCTGGTGGTCGGTGTCCGACCAGGATTACGCGGGGTTGTGA